TTCGAGAACGAAAATGGCTCGTATTTGGCCATAGTCCATGTTTTGAACCAGTCAATGTAGTTGAAATCAGACACTTTACCAGTCATTCCGAGGCATGTTGGACCAAAcaaataaaagaaaaagatcaCCGTGgaataaagagaaatataCACAAAGCTCTTGGCACATTTTCCTAGGCGAGATGTGAAGTAATCAACCACAAAGGCTGTAGTGTACACTGCAAAGTATAATGCAGGCATGTAATGGTGGAAGTAAGTCACCCTACCCATAATGACAAAGGGCAGATAGTGGAAGAACCAACCCAAGAAAGGAGCCACCCCTGTCATGGCGAGATGCCAAGCGGTTTGATCGTCTAAAACCAAAGCCTGTCTCTGCCACAACACCGCTAACTTAAGCATAATGAGCGAGAACACTCCAATACAGATGGTGGTAAACCACATAACGAAAGGATTTTCAAACATGTAATAACGACGCAATCTGTCAGACCACGTAGACATTCTGAGTCCTCTTCTTAACAATGGCCACTCCCACCAGGACGATGCAATGGTATCATATTTATCCTCATCCGGAACTAAACCGTTGTTTGAAGCAGCCATAGCATGCTGGGTCATCATGAAATCGCCGAAGAAACTGCTTTTTGGATACTGGTACTCATGATCTGCCGGTAGGACATCGTTTTCAAGACTTTCAACGTTCCACCAGGTAGATTTATCCAGCCTACCGAGGAAAGAATCGAGCGAAAAGGCAGGTTTGCAGACAACTTCTCCTTGCTTGAATCCCCATGCTGGATAAGATTGACCTGTAGTCGCAAGATAACAGCCCAAATACTTATGTCTTAAGCGAAAGGTGGTAGAGACAGGATGGATTGATTTATAGAAGAGCTCATCATTTTCGTGAAGATTGGTGTAGGTAGAATTTGAGGAGTGAATTTGAGACACTACTTCAAACACCCAGTCATCTTTCGAATCCCCAATTTTCTCATTACCGTAACCACTGACTTCGTTGTAGTCGGTACTGACATGGCCACGAATTGAATGAGAATGTAAGTTTGCTTTAGTGTTATCGTGCTGCAAACGGACgacatctccatctttcAAGTATTCAGAGTACTCGAAAGGTTCACGAGCTTCTCGGAACTCCCAAACATTGTTAGAATCCTTGAATCCATAAGTGGTGACCTGATGTTGATTAGACCCATCAGGATAAAGCTGACTGTGAGAATGCAATAAGTTGGGGGACAATCCTTGGGATCTAATGGTAGCGGTAGAACCAACTGCGATATATCGAGGCTGATCGAGGAAGTCcgtctccttcaaattcacCTGGAAAAGAGTGGACATTGAGCCAGAACCTGTTCCTGGTTTGTAGAGAAGCATGTAATGTATCTTGAAGCATAGGAGATAAACCATGACAGGAACGATAATCAAGGTAACAATACGATAGATCCAACTTCGAGTGTATCTGGCCCAAGAAAAATTGCGAGAGTCCCAGAACTTGAGCCAGAGATCAAAGATAGTATAAATTCCGACAACAGCGGTGATGAACAAGCCAACCCACTTCACCGAACAAACACAACCAATCGAAAGACCGGTCAAAACCATCCATAAGATCCAGTGAccacttccttcttctttacgAAGCCTATGAATCCTGGCAAGACACAGAAAGGTAGTg
The sequence above is a segment of the Brettanomyces nanus chromosome 4, complete sequence genome. Coding sequences within it:
- a CDS encoding uncharacterized protein (CAZy:GT39), which produces MSQLKQRKKVTVVDLDASSTVDDSSKSHSKHHILAYLEPILGPICFTALALYLRAYKIDDNKHIIWDEAHFGKFGAFYNRHEFYHDVHPPLGKMLCGLSEYLAGFNNTEFMFESGKTYPDGTNLEAMRLFQAVFSTLVVPVCYYTCKQLGFTLWSTYFVTLTTCLQISFIVLGKFILLDSFLIFFISTTFLCLARIHRLRKEEGSGHWILWMVLTGLSIGCVCSVKWVGLFITAVVGIYTIFDLWLKFWDSRNFSWARYTRSWIYRIVTLIIVPVMVYLLCFKIHYMLLYKPGTGSGSMSTLFQVNLKETDFLDQPRYIAVGSTATIRSQGLSPNLLHSHSQLYPDGSNQHQVTTYGFKDSNNVWEFREAREPFEYSEYLKDGDVVRLQHDNTKANLHSHSIRGHVSTDYNEVSGYGNEKIGDSKDDWVFEVVSQIHSSNSTYTNLHENDELFYKSIHPVSTTFRLRHKYLGCYLATTGQSYPAWGFKQGEVVCKPAFSLDSFLGRLDKSTWWNVESLENDVLPADHEYQYPKSSFFGDFMMTQHAMAASNNGLVPDEDKYDTIASSWWEWPLLRRGLRMSTWSDRLRRYYMFENPFVMWFTTICIGVFSLIMLKLAVLWQRQALVLDDQTAWHLAMTGVAPFLGWFFHYLPFVIMGRVTYFHHYMPALYFAVYTTAFVVDYFTSRLGKCAKSFVYISLYSTVIFFFYLFGPTCLGMTGKVSDFNYIDWFKTWTMAKYEPFSFSNIFLHIKGDFNHSTERLLKLLSH